Genomic DNA from Vreelandella subglaciescola:
GAATGCAAAGGATTGGCCAATGCCTCCGTATTGTTGCCAGATGCGGTCTCAACACTCGTGGTGATATGACAAGCAGAACACAGGCCGAAAGAAGTACGCGTAATGCGGCCACCTCAAAACCATTGAAACCGACAGCGATGAGTCCTGAAGCCAGAATCCCCAATGTACCCCAGCTTGAAGCCGCCAAAGCAATGTAAAGCATACCTATTGGCATATCAAACCGTCTGCTTGCGGCACAGATATATTCCAAGCTCACCACCTTGACCATCATTTTCATTGCGCAGCCTTTGATCCAATATAATGGACTCTTTATAATAATTTTCCATCTTTTCACAACAATCTGATTGGCAAGAAAAATAAAAATCACTATCAAAAAAAATGGCATCTTTTTTATTTATGACTTCTAATCCTGCTGCATTCAAAACCAAATTTAATGAACCTATTTCCTCACACAAAAGTTTCAATTTATTGTTAATATCAGATGTATTTACTGCTAAAAAACCACCGAAACGAGTGTTTGGTTGCCAGATCGAAACGACAAAAATTCCATCTAACGCTAACACTCTAGAAACCTCCGTCAAAATAGCAAGATAATCATAGGAATGGGAAATAGTGCTCATCATACATGTCACTAATTGAAAGCATTCATTTTTAAACCCCATCGAGGCCCCATCCATTAAATGGACACGTTCAGTAGGCATTCCCCAGTAGCCAATATATTCTTGCGTAATAGATACAGCATGCGGGGAATTGTCAATACCATAAGCCGAAAAACCCAGCTCATCAGCGACGCGCATATATCGGCCAGTGGCCGTGCCGATATCCAGACTATCACCATGGCAGGTAAAATCAGCAAGCAATTCTTCGAAAGCTGCATGTTCCAAAATTTTTTTCAGGCCATCGTTGCTGCTAGCTATTTCGTATTGCTTGTACCAAGAGGTGGAGTAGGTAATTTTCAATATTTTATCCTCCTTGTCATTCACCAGCAGTTTAGCGGGAGACAGGAGGCGGAGGCATTAGGCAAAGCTCGCGAGTTTTTTACTTTCTTGGCACTCGAAATTTCGCGGGTGTCATTCCAAAGCGTCGTTTAAACAGGTTTGTGAAGGATGAAACATTTTCATAACCAAGTTCGTAAGCAATAGCAGATACCGATAGCCGTGAGTTCAACAAAAGCTCCACGGCACATTTCAGCCGAACATCGAGCTGAGCCTGCTTCGGTGTCTGACCATAGGCGCTACGATACAGTTGATGGAAGCGGCTAACCGAAAGGCCTGAGTCTCTTGCCAGTTCAGCCATATTAAGCGGCAAACAGGCTTGCTCTGTGAGTCTACGAGAAACAGCTTCCACGCGAGGATGCGGCGGTGCCACAGCATTTGACGATTTTTTCGCATCTATCAACAGCTCACGGACGGTTGCCAATACGTTTACCGACGCCAACATCCGACTTTCCTTCAGAACAGCCTCGGAGGCCAAAAATTGCATATAGCGCCAAGCAGTCGGTGTGATCTGCCGCAATGAACAAAGGTCAGGCGTTAACCAAGACTCGATCAAGGCACTACCGCTGAGTTCGAGGATAAGAAATTGGCCATCGTGCGTACTTTCAAAGTCGTGAGTCGCTCCCGGCGGAAGTACCGCGACGGAACTCGGAGTAAGACGAGACCCTCGACCATCAATTTCAATCT
This window encodes:
- a CDS encoding class I SAM-dependent methyltransferase produces the protein MKITYSTSWYKQYEIASSNDGLKKILEHAAFEELLADFTCHGDSLDIGTATGRYMRVADELGFSAYGIDNSPHAVSITQEYIGYWGMPTERVHLMDGASMGFKNECFQLVTCMMSTISHSYDYLAILTEVSRVLALDGIFVVSIWQPNTRFGGFLAVNTSDINNKLKLLCEEIGSLNLVLNAAGLEVINKKDAIFFDSDFYFSCQSDCCEKMENYYKESIILDQRLRNENDGQGGELGIYLCRKQTV
- a CDS encoding AraC family transcriptional regulator, translating into MKESAFQIALRTYEPQVKRHTHSFVQTIVPLRGAMEIEIDGRGSRLTPSSVAVLPPGATHDFESTHDGQFLILELSGSALIESWLTPDLCSLRQITPTAWRYMQFLASEAVLKESRMLASVNVLATVRELLIDAKKSSNAVAPPHPRVEAVSRRLTEQACLPLNMAELARDSGLSVSRFHQLYRSAYGQTPKQAQLDVRLKCAVELLLNSRLSVSAIAYELGYENVSSFTNLFKRRFGMTPAKFRVPRK